In Halopseudomonas xinjiangensis, a single genomic region encodes these proteins:
- the ybgC gene encoding tol-pal system-associated acyl-CoA thioesterase, with amino-acid sequence MRADSPGPPFALRARVYFEDTDAGGIVYYVNYLKFMERARTELVRSLGFDQSVLQRENIIFVVHSVAARYHAPARLDDELVISAAVSALKRASVRFAQRIHRADGTLLCEGEVLVACVSGDRYKPRPIPAALAEAFAANGQETRKTEQGVVDSAS; translated from the coding sequence ATGCGCGCTGACAGTCCTGGGCCGCCATTCGCGCTGAGAGCCCGTGTCTATTTTGAAGATACCGATGCCGGTGGCATCGTCTACTACGTCAATTACCTCAAATTCATGGAGCGCGCGCGAACCGAACTGGTCCGCTCCCTCGGGTTTGACCAAAGCGTTTTACAACGCGAAAACATCATCTTTGTCGTGCATTCGGTTGCGGCTCGCTATCACGCGCCCGCAAGGCTGGATGATGAACTAGTGATAAGCGCGGCGGTCTCGGCACTCAAGCGAGCGAGCGTCCGCTTCGCTCAGCGGATACACCGTGCCGATGGCACGCTGCTGTGCGAGGGCGAGGTACTGGTGGCCTGTGTCAGCGGCGACCGTTACAAGCCCAGACCCATACCCGCTGCGTTGGCTGAGGCTTTTGCCGCCAACGGACAGGAAACACGTAAGACCGAGCAAGGAGTGGTAGATAGTGCAAGCTGA